The Phyllopteryx taeniolatus isolate TA_2022b chromosome 14, UOR_Ptae_1.2, whole genome shotgun sequence genome has a window encoding:
- the clul1 gene encoding clusterin-like protein 1, with amino-acid sequence MKVALGLAVLASVGLLISGASEDRNASEDALKELSRAGEKAVGEEVKRALYGVGQMREVMWRNERKHEHLIKSLLHSGDKKKGAVQLAQDVTEKLREAEEECRVSLQSEWDECRPCLEDVCKTFFTNTCRRGFAGFQTKVENFFRRVSRRFSFSDLAVEADDVLVNQDPDIPDPEVVRIQDAFTRLTRRVGTLVNSSAALASRMSDGLDQAVRRALLSGPPVPGATLDPDDPAHDSGFLQGVGLEDVLDSFFDFGHSVVEEFGAVMTQTFVGLNEAHAEDKKREKMFPRLLHHRKLCRDLRKHSSECWQLQNQCEACQGALLTECPSVRELHVELEQVSQLLGMSREQYDEVLSIVRRHADETLGWLGNMAAEFGWVARAGTQNIFRITRVVPKSQDQNLSAVDTQVEVNILNSPPFVFSVPGELELQDPAFIQYVAQEALDKYKEMIRYNEEDE; translated from the exons atgaaggTTGCGCTGGGTCTGGCTGTGCTGGCATCAGTGGGCCTGCTTATCAGCGGTGCCTCGGAGGACAGAAACGCCTCAGAGGATGCTTTAAAAG AGCTGTCCAGGGCCGGCGAGAAGGCCGTGGGCGAGGAGGTGAAGCGGGCCTTGTACGGCGTGGGGCAGATGAGGGAGGTGATGTGGAGGAACGAGCGCAAGCACGAGCACCTCATCAAGTCTCTATTGCACAGCGGCGACAAGAAAAAG GGAGCGGTGCAACTGGCTCAGGACGTGACGGAGAAGCTGCGGGAGGCCGAGGAGGAGTGCAGGGTCTCCTTACAGTCGGAGTGGGATGAGTGCAGACCCTGTTTGGAGGATGTGTGTAAAACCTTCTTCACCAACACCTGCCGCAGAGGCTTTGCTGGCTTTCAGACCAAA GTTGAGAACTTCTTTCGCCGTGTATCAAGGCGCTTCAGCTTCAGCGACCTGGCCGTGGAAGCGGACGACGTCCTGGTAAACCAGGACCCGGATATCCCCGACCCAGAGGTGGTCCGCATCCAGGATGCCTTCACTCGCCTGACCCGCAGGGTGGGAACGCTGGTGAATAGCAGCGCGGCCCTGGCCTCCAGAATGAGCGACGGGCTGGACCAGGCTGTCCGCAGGGCTCTCCTGAGTGGGCCGCCGGTTCCGGGGGCCACCCTGGACCCAGACGACCCGGCTCACGACTCGGGCTTCCTGCAGGGTGTGGGCCTGGAGGATGTGCTGGACTCCTTCTTCGACTTTGGCCACAGCGTGGTGGAGGAGTTTGGGGCAGTGATGACGCAGACGTTTGTTGGCCTCAACGAAGCGCATGCGGAGGACAAGAAGAGAG AGAAAATGTTCCCACGCCTCCTGCATCACAGGAAGTTGTGCCGAGACCTGCGCAAGCATTCATCAGAGTGCTGGCAGCTGCAGAACCAGTGCGAGGCCTGCCAGGGGGCCTTGCTGACCG AGTGTCCCAGCGTGAGGGAGCTGCACGTGGAGCTGGAGCAGGTCTCGCAGCTGCTGGGCATGTCCCGGGAACAGTACGACGAGGTGCTGTCCATCGTGCGGCGCCACGCCGACGAGACTCTGGGCTGGCTGGGCAACATGGCCGCGGAGTTCGGCTGGGTGGCGCGGGCCGGCACGCAAAACATCTTCCGCATCACCAGG GTGGTGCCAAAGAGCCAAGACCAGAACCTGTCAGCGGTGGACACCCAAGTGGAGGTGAACATCCTCAACTCTCCACCTTTCGTCTTCTCCGTGCCGGGAGAGCTGGAACTGCAGGACCCGGCCTTCATCCAGTATGTGGCCCAGGAGGCCCTGGACAAGTACAAGGAGATGATCAG GTACAACGAGGAGGATGAGtga